Sequence from the Thermithiobacillus tepidarius DSM 3134 genome:
GGCGGCGTCTGCTGCCGCAGCATCTTGTGGAGGGCGCTGCTACCGGTAGCGGCGATCTCGCGGATCTTGGCGGCGAGATCCTCGCCGACGCCGGGCAGGACAGTGAGGTCTTCTCCCCGCATCGCCATCTCTCCGACGTCCCGGCTCCAGTCGCGGATCACCCGCGCCGCGTTGCGGTAGGCCCGCACCCGGAAGGGATTGGCATTCTCGAGTTCCAGGAGATCCGCGATTTCCTCGAAAACGGCCGCGATGTCGGCGTTGTGGATGGCCATGCCCGGCGCGCCCCGTCAGGGCTGCACGCCAATGAGGACCGCATCCAGGATGGGCTGGAAGTCCGCGTCGCTTTCGAGCTCGAAGACCTGCCCGTAGCGGCGATACTGCTCCACCAGCGGCAGGTCGATCATCGCCACCACCGGGCTGATGCCCTCCAGCACCTCCACGATCCACACGGCGAACTGGTCCGAGCTGAGTTCGATGGGGCCGATCTCGTCGATGATGACCAGGCGCGACTCGAGGGGCTGCCGGCGGCACAGGCCCACGATGCGGTCGATGGCCGCCACGTCGACGCCGTACTTGTCCACCACCGGCGGGCCGTCGAAGAACATGGACGCCACCACAGCTTCCTCACCGCTGGCGATGTCCCGCAGGCGATAGCCGACATGGGGGCCGTGCGGCACTTCCGGATCGCTGAAGGGAACGCCGCGGATGCCGGCCACCGGCAGGCCGGCGCCCTGGATCACGCGATCCAGGAGCGTGCGGATCTTGCCTTTGTCGGGACCGGTGATGAGAAATTTCTTAGGCATAGTCCTCTCCGGGCTCGGCTGTGGATGCGCGCGACAGGAAATGAGCCTCGGTGCTGCCGCAGTGCGGGCAGCGCTCCAGCACCTCCGCCGCCTTCAACTCGACCACTTCGCCGCAATGGCTGCAGGTATAGACACCGGCCGCCGGTGTCGCCGCGCCCGCCGGGAATTCGAGAAACTGTCCCTGCACGCGCTCGATCTGGCTGCGGCTGCCGGGCACCTCCTGAGCTGGCGGCGCGGCGTCGAAGGGATGGCGCACCTGCTCTTCCTTGGGCCCGGTAAACTTTTCACCTTGTTTTTTGGGAGGATACTTCCTGGTCATGGCTGGCTCCTGCGCTAGTGAGGCACAGTTCAATGGTACACCCCGCGGGGGGTGTGCTTATCCATCGAATGGCCCATGGAGCACCGGCGCCCGCCAGCTCCGCTGTTTGCCCGATACCTCCCCGCGCCTGCGCTGTCGACTATATTGAGTATAATGCGGCCGCCCCAGCGAGGAGCTTACTGCCTGCCATGATCATCGGCATCCCCAGGGAGATCAAAGACCATGAATACCGGGTGGGCGCAACCCCGGCCGGCGTGCGGGCGCTGGTCCAGGCGGGCCACCAGGTCCGGATCGAACGCGGGGCGGGCGCGCGCATTGGCTTTGGCGACGCCCTGTACGCCGCCGCCGGCGCCCAGCTCATGGACGGCGCCGAGGACGTCTTCGCCTGTGAGATGATCGTGAAAGTCAAGGAGCCGCAGCCGAGCGAGTACGCGCTGCTGCGGGAAGGCCAGATCCTCTTCGCCTACTTGCACCTGGCCCCCGATCCGGCACAAACCCGGGCGCTGCTGCAGCGCAAGGTGGTCGGCATCGCCTACGAAACGGTGACGGATGCCCAGGGCGGCTTGCCGCTGCTGACCCCCATGAGCGAGGTGGCGGGCCGGCTGTCCATCCAGGCCGGCGCGACGGCCCTGGAGATGAGCCATGGCGGCAACGGCACCCTGCTGGGCGGCGTGCCGGGCGTGGCGCCGGCGCGGGTGGTGGTGCTGGGCGGCGGCGTAGTGGGCACAGAGGCCGCCCGCATGGCCCTCGGGCTCGGCGCCGACGTCACCATCCTGGACATCAGCCCGGCCCGCCTGCGCCAGCTCGATGCCCTCTTCGGCCCCGCCCTCAAGACCCGCTACTCGGATGCCCATGCCCTGGAAGAGCTGTGCCGGGAGGCAGACCTGCTGATCGGCGCCGTGCTCATCCCTGGCAAGCAGGCGCCCAAGCTCATCACCCGCGAGATGGTGCGCGGCATGAAGAACGGCGCCGTGCTGGTGGACGTCTCCATCGACCAGGGCGGCTGCGCGGAGACCTCCCGTCCCACCACCCACACCCACCCGACCTACGTCGAGGAAGGCGTGGTGCACTACTGCGTGACCAACATGCCCGGCGCCTGCGCCCGCACCGCCACCCAGGCCCTGACCATCGCCACCCTGCCCTACGTGCTGGAAATCGCCAAGCAGGGCTACCGGCAGGCCCTGCAGCGCAACCCGGGCCTGCGCGCGGGCTTGAACGTGCACCTGGGACAAGTCACCAATGCCCACGTGGCCGAGGACTTGGGCTATCCCTATGTGCCGCCGGAGGAGGTGTTGCTTGTTGAAGGTTGAGAATTGAAAAGCTCGTCAGCGCGGCATGCCGACCAGCAATACGCCAGGCGTGCAGGAGCGA
This genomic interval carries:
- a CDS encoding nucleoside-triphosphatase, coding for MPKKFLITGPDKGKIRTLLDRVIQGAGLPVAGIRGVPFSDPEVPHGPHVGYRLRDIASGEEAVVASMFFDGPPVVDKYGVDVAAIDRIVGLCRRQPLESRLVIIDEIGPIELSSDQFAVWIVEVLEGISPVVAMIDLPLVEQYRRYGQVFELESDADFQPILDAVLIGVQP
- a CDS encoding zinc ribbon-containing protein translates to MTRKYPPKKQGEKFTGPKEEQVRHPFDAAPPAQEVPGSRSQIERVQGQFLEFPAGAATPAAGVYTCSHCGEVVELKAAEVLERCPHCGSTEAHFLSRASTAEPGEDYA
- the ald gene encoding alanine dehydrogenase; this translates as MIIGIPREIKDHEYRVGATPAGVRALVQAGHQVRIERGAGARIGFGDALYAAAGAQLMDGAEDVFACEMIVKVKEPQPSEYALLREGQILFAYLHLAPDPAQTRALLQRKVVGIAYETVTDAQGGLPLLTPMSEVAGRLSIQAGATALEMSHGGNGTLLGGVPGVAPARVVVLGGGVVGTEAARMALGLGADVTILDISPARLRQLDALFGPALKTRYSDAHALEELCREADLLIGAVLIPGKQAPKLITREMVRGMKNGAVLVDVSIDQGGCAETSRPTTHTHPTYVEEGVVHYCVTNMPGACARTATQALTIATLPYVLEIAKQGYRQALQRNPGLRAGLNVHLGQVTNAHVAEDLGYPYVPPEEVLLVEG